The sequence below is a genomic window from Brevibacillus laterosporus.
TGCCAGTTGCGTGCGGCAGGGCTCAAAGCATATGAGGAGGAGCGAGCACATAATGGGAAACTTCTATGATTTTCGCATTGTCGACCGCTTGCAACGATTTGAACAGGACATCCAAAAAGGGGAGCTTCGTTACCATCAAAAGCGAGTGCTGGTAAGTAAGGAATTCACCTTTGATGCCGCCCATCATTTGCATGCCTACGAAGGCAAATGTAAGAATTTACATGGGCACACCTATAAGGTAGTGTTTGGCATTAGTGGTCGTCCAAATGAAATCGGGATTACCGTTGATTTTGGAGACATTAAAACCATCTGGAAAGAACAAATCGAGGTTTATTTAGATCATCGTTATTTAAATGAAACGTTACCACAAATGAATACCACAGCGGAAAATATGGTAGCGTGGATTTTTGAAAAAATGGAAGAGTCTCTTACCAAAAGCTCTATTTATCAGGAACAGGGCGTGCGTGTGGAATTTGTTCGGCTATTCGAGACACCAACTAGCTATGCCGAAATGCGTCGGGAGTGGATGTACAATGAGTAACATTCCTGTGTTGGAAATTTTCGGTCCTACGATTCAAGGTGAAGGAATGGTCATTGGTCAAAAAACCATGTTTGTACGTACGGCGGGCTGTGACTATCGTTGCAGTTGGTGTGACTCTGCTTTTACGTGGGATGGCTCTGCTAAAGAGCAAATCAACATGATGACGGCAGAAGAAATTTGGCATCAGCTACAGAAACTTGGCGGGGACTGCTTCTCGCATGTCACGATCTCTGGAGGCAATCCGTTATTGCTCGCTCCACTTGGAGAACTAATCCAGTT
It includes:
- the queD gene encoding 6-carboxytetrahydropterin synthase QueD; this translates as MGNFYDFRIVDRLQRFEQDIQKGELRYHQKRVLVSKEFTFDAAHHLHAYEGKCKNLHGHTYKVVFGISGRPNEIGITVDFGDIKTIWKEQIEVYLDHRYLNETLPQMNTTAENMVAWIFEKMEESLTKSSIYQEQGVRVEFVRLFETPTSYAEMRREWMYNE